In one Deltaproteobacteria bacterium genomic region, the following are encoded:
- a CDS encoding acyltransferase, whose amino-acid sequence MAEAPKVHPFIQVIRQLERARGTVHLPTGRMLGGALFYARPLLFNVRTLLMQILVYEPALRYRCRTVGRKLRLHGPAPRINGDGIIDIGDDVEFVEGMSLVVGMGLPDPAHLELKNHITFGGHHVICVARKVSIGNHCWIGAGTKIYDNDVHSMQASERRIPLGSMLTVRSAPIIIEDDVWLGINTLILKGVTLHRGAVVGAGTVVTESVPPYCVVVGNPARIVERMSPDASTDERLLALGTHSPASSP is encoded by the coding sequence ATGGCCGAGGCTCCCAAGGTCCACCCCTTCATCCAGGTGATTCGCCAACTTGAGCGGGCGCGCGGGACGGTCCACTTGCCAACCGGTCGCATGCTGGGTGGCGCACTGTTCTACGCGCGGCCGCTGCTGTTCAATGTGCGCACGTTGCTAATGCAAATTCTCGTCTATGAACCGGCGCTGCGCTATCGCTGCCGAACCGTTGGACGCAAATTGCGGCTCCACGGTCCCGCACCGCGGATCAACGGCGACGGGATCATCGACATTGGTGACGACGTCGAGTTCGTCGAGGGCATGTCCCTCGTCGTCGGCATGGGGCTACCGGATCCGGCACACTTGGAGTTGAAGAATCACATCACCTTTGGCGGGCATCACGTGATCTGCGTGGCGCGCAAGGTGTCAATCGGCAATCACTGCTGGATCGGCGCCGGCACGAAGATCTACGACAACGACGTCCATTCGATGCAGGCCAGCGAGCGGCGCATCCCGCTCGGCAGCATGCTGACCGTTCGCAGTGCGCCGATCATCATCGAAGACGACGTCTGGCTGGGCATCAACACCCTCATCCTCAAGGGCGTTACCTTGCACCGCGGCGCCGTGGTCGGGGCCGGCACCGTCGTCACCGAGAGCGTTCCACCGTACTGTGTAGTCGTCGGCAACCCGGCGCGCATTGTCGAGCGGATGAGCCCGGACGCCAGCACGGATGAACGCTTGCTCGCGCTCGGCACCCACTCGCCGGCTTCATCGCCTTGA
- a CDS encoding flippase — protein sequence MTTSRRLVSNTLVVVIGGAAQRLLHFVTTIVLARGLGEEEFGTYAFVVAYMFIFGFIVDLGFERVITREISRQPERAGELIGTGFVIRGVLSLLAATVAVVVAWLLNLPALTQLCILLTAIGLPLSIEILVRGFFQSRFEMHYTYLLTLPGQIVFVASAAVVISLGGRLPAVFVSALITGVLTVALILWVALPKMAVVWRPDPILLRYLWRESWELGAVILLFLISMRIDQVLLYWLRGTADVGQYAVAVKVTEALSLIPESVMVTLFPLLAATERSAPERFQQIYRVTVRYLIALVLPIALLLTLERAQIIRVLYGAAYAEGATALALLAWWMFFSFTGAVYINLMVVNRQQRVMAVVSAAAVALNLLLNLLWIPRWGATGAAAATLVSGASSFVLFSVVPQTQAILRVCCREAIRPLIAIAATAVGVRLLMTPSAQAVAVVPLYVVLLVTLGGVDRHDWAWVGEVWHPTQPRR from the coding sequence GTGACGACGTCGCGTCGTTTGGTGTCGAATACCCTCGTCGTCGTCATCGGCGGCGCGGCGCAGCGGCTGCTGCACTTCGTGACCACCATCGTGCTGGCGCGGGGCTTGGGCGAGGAAGAATTCGGCACCTATGCGTTCGTCGTCGCATACATGTTCATCTTCGGCTTCATCGTCGATCTCGGCTTCGAGCGCGTGATCACGCGCGAGATTTCGCGCCAACCTGAACGCGCCGGCGAGTTGATTGGAACGGGATTTGTCATTCGAGGCGTTCTGTCCTTGCTGGCTGCGACGGTGGCGGTGGTGGTGGCGTGGCTGCTGAACCTTCCGGCGCTGACGCAGCTCTGCATCCTGCTGACGGCTATCGGTCTACCGTTATCGATCGAGATTCTGGTGCGCGGATTTTTCCAGTCGCGCTTCGAGATGCACTACACCTACCTCCTGACGCTCCCCGGACAGATCGTGTTCGTGGCGTCGGCGGCGGTGGTGATCTCGCTCGGCGGCCGGCTGCCGGCGGTGTTTGTATCCGCTCTCATTACCGGCGTGTTGACGGTCGCGTTGATCCTGTGGGTCGCGCTGCCGAAGATGGCGGTGGTGTGGCGCCCGGACCCTATACTGCTGCGCTACCTGTGGCGCGAATCGTGGGAGTTGGGCGCGGTCATCCTGCTGTTTCTGATCAGCATGCGGATCGACCAAGTGCTGCTGTATTGGCTGCGCGGCACGGCGGACGTAGGGCAATACGCCGTGGCGGTGAAAGTGACGGAAGCGCTCAGTCTGATCCCAGAGTCGGTGATGGTAACGTTATTTCCACTGCTCGCTGCAACCGAGCGTTCGGCTCCGGAGCGTTTTCAGCAGATCTATCGGGTCACGGTGCGCTACCTGATTGCATTGGTGCTGCCGATCGCACTGCTTCTGACGCTGGAGCGTGCTCAAATCATCCGCGTGTTGTACGGCGCGGCGTACGCGGAAGGGGCGACCGCTCTGGCCCTGCTGGCGTGGTGGATGTTCTTTTCGTTCACCGGTGCGGTGTACATCAACCTCATGGTGGTCAACCGCCAGCAACGCGTCATGGCGGTGGTGAGTGCGGCGGCGGTGGCGCTCAACCTGCTGCTCAACCTGCTCTGGATCCCGCGCTGGGGTGCGACCGGGGCCGCGGCCGCGACGTTGGTGAGCGGTGCGAGCAGCTTCGTCCTCTTCAGCGTGGTCCCGCAGACGCAGGCGATTTTGCGTGTGTGTTGTCGCGAGGCGATTCGTCCTCTGATTGCCATCGCGGCGACGGCGGTCGGAGTGCGCTTGCTTATGACGCCGAGTGCACAGGCGGTCGCTGTAGTGCCGCTGTACGTCGTCCTGCTGGTCACGCTCGGCGGCGTCGACCGGCACGACTGGGCGTGGGTCGGCGAGGTATGGCATCCGACACAGCCGCGCCGGTAA
- a CDS encoding class I SAM-dependent methyltransferase, with protein sequence MPFAIYVPFYPGHEPNLIFSREGDITDYDAYLALADDAASAAVFDIEVPSDGPVIDAGCGGGRWLLRLHQRGRRMIGVDLFEPVLQQIHRQAPAVPLVRAVIATLPFRSASLAAVVSLGVVEHNEAGPDDALREFARVLRPGGRLLVSVPYDNLVRRFVVNHLYRRYNTPWAGRGYYFVEYRFQRHEILAALERSGFRPLSWHPHDLKPPRSVGLVADLNMLGIRFEQRDGALHLHVPPNRGWKLNGWRGWAARLLPRVSPWLTAAEILVVAEKAGGPA encoded by the coding sequence ATGCCCTTTGCGATCTACGTTCCGTTCTACCCGGGTCACGAGCCGAATCTCATCTTCAGCCGTGAAGGCGACATCACCGACTACGACGCCTACCTGGCGCTGGCCGATGATGCGGCGTCGGCGGCGGTCTTCGACATCGAAGTGCCAAGCGACGGCCCGGTGATTGACGCGGGCTGTGGCGGTGGACGATGGCTGCTCCGACTCCACCAGCGCGGTCGGCGTATGATCGGTGTGGATCTGTTCGAGCCGGTGCTGCAACAGATTCATCGCCAGGCTCCGGCGGTTCCGTTGGTGCGAGCCGTCATCGCGACGTTGCCGTTTCGATCGGCATCGCTGGCGGCTGTGGTATCGCTCGGTGTCGTCGAGCACAACGAAGCAGGGCCCGACGACGCGCTGCGCGAGTTCGCTCGAGTCTTGCGTCCGGGCGGTCGGCTATTGGTGTCGGTTCCCTATGACAATCTGGTGCGGCGATTCGTCGTGAATCATCTGTATCGTCGCTACAACACGCCCTGGGCTGGTCGCGGGTACTATTTCGTCGAGTATCGCTTCCAGCGGCACGAGATCCTCGCGGCGCTGGAGCGAAGCGGATTTCGTCCACTGAGCTGGCACCCGCACGATCTGAAGCCGCCGCGCAGCGTCGGTCTGGTGGCCGACCTCAACATGCTCGGCATCCGCTTCGAGCAACGCGACGGAGCACTGCATTTGCACGTACCGCCCAATCGTGGGTGGAAGCTGAACGGCTGGCGCGGTTGGGCGGCACGCTTGCTGCCACGAGTGTCGCCGTGGCTGACGGCGGCGGAGATCCTGGTGGTGGCGGAGAAGGCCGGAGGCCCCGCGTGA
- a CDS encoding glycosyltransferase family 2 protein → MDAPKVAIVILNWNGREDVLNCVATLPRLTYPNYVATVVDNASADGSVDALRERFPQQRVLVMEKNLGFCGGNNRGMRDALANGAEYVLLLNNDTEMHPELVTELVRVARATPGIGAAGAKNLRLENPAEVWGAYGELTYGKELVRVAGQGQPDGSAWAGVRDVDWVIGNGIMMSRAAIDAVGGFDEGFFGYHEDVDWCVRAHAAGFRIVFNGAAIIYHKGFGAAHPGRPIPFPVLYFLGRNGIFFARKHGSLRQRAQYCTLFFVELTRLIVSGLARGERIKPYLWLLRGFIDGVLGRLPLRALKLQ, encoded by the coding sequence GTGGACGCGCCTAAGGTCGCCATCGTCATCCTCAACTGGAACGGCCGCGAGGATGTCTTGAACTGCGTCGCGACCCTGCCGCGGCTGACGTATCCGAACTACGTTGCCACTGTGGTGGACAACGCGTCGGCCGACGGCAGCGTCGATGCCCTGCGCGAACGCTTTCCGCAGCAGCGCGTGTTGGTGATGGAAAAGAATCTTGGATTTTGCGGCGGCAACAACCGCGGCATGCGCGACGCGCTGGCGAACGGCGCGGAGTACGTCTTGCTGTTGAACAACGACACCGAGATGCATCCGGAGTTGGTAACCGAACTGGTGCGCGTGGCACGCGCAACGCCAGGCATCGGCGCGGCTGGTGCGAAGAATTTGCGACTGGAGAATCCCGCTGAAGTTTGGGGTGCCTACGGCGAACTGACATACGGCAAAGAGCTGGTTCGCGTCGCAGGGCAGGGTCAACCGGACGGATCGGCGTGGGCGGGCGTGCGCGATGTCGATTGGGTGATTGGCAACGGCATCATGATGAGTCGCGCGGCGATCGACGCGGTCGGCGGATTTGACGAGGGCTTCTTTGGCTATCACGAGGACGTCGACTGGTGTGTCCGTGCGCACGCGGCCGGGTTCCGCATCGTGTTCAATGGGGCGGCGATCATCTACCACAAGGGGTTTGGTGCCGCGCACCCGGGAAGACCGATCCCGTTTCCGGTGCTGTACTTCCTCGGTCGCAATGGCATCTTCTTCGCCCGCAAGCATGGCTCGCTACGGCAGCGGGCGCAGTATTGCACGCTGTTCTTCGTAGAGCTGACGCGGTTGATCGTCTCGGGGCTGGCGCGCGGCGAACGCATCAAGCCCTACCTGTGGCTGCTGCGCGGGTTCATCGACGGCGTACTCGGCCGCTTGCCGCTGCGCGCGCTCAAGCTGCAGTAG
- a CDS encoding glycosyltransferase family 2 protein, with protein MTLVRVAVVIPMWNQLDLTLRCLRSLERLTRQPEQVIVVDNGSRPDPRPALEATCPGVKVLQLESNRGFAGGCNEGIRFALAAGAEAILLLNNDAVADPGLLAEMLRPLDEDPRIGASGAKTLTDESPPRIHAAYGVVTFHGSLVRVEGWLEPDVTKFNVARDVDSVSGGAMLLRRAALEAVGFFDERFFAYHEDVDWCTRARRLGWRIRYTPSAVVLHRMHASTGGGYRSPITYLVARNSVLFVRKNATPFEALTFAVYTAGSLIKEALYRWRMGELDGYRLRLRGLRDGLVGRPVPLAELGLVGSSGAKQTPLAA; from the coding sequence GTGACTCTCGTGCGCGTGGCTGTCGTCATCCCCATGTGGAATCAGTTGGACCTGACGCTGCGGTGTCTGCGCAGTCTGGAGCGCCTGACGCGGCAGCCCGAGCAAGTCATCGTGGTCGATAACGGTTCGCGACCCGATCCACGTCCGGCGCTGGAGGCGACGTGCCCGGGCGTCAAGGTGCTGCAGCTCGAATCCAATCGCGGATTTGCCGGCGGCTGCAACGAGGGCATCCGCTTTGCCCTCGCTGCCGGCGCGGAGGCGATCCTGTTGCTCAACAATGATGCGGTGGCCGACCCCGGGCTGCTCGCCGAGATGCTGCGACCGCTCGACGAAGACCCTCGCATTGGCGCGTCGGGGGCGAAAACGTTGACCGACGAATCGCCGCCCCGCATTCACGCCGCCTATGGGGTGGTGACTTTCCATGGTTCGCTCGTGCGCGTCGAAGGCTGGTTGGAGCCGGATGTGACGAAGTTCAACGTCGCGCGCGATGTCGACAGCGTGTCGGGCGGGGCGATGTTGCTGCGCCGCGCCGCACTTGAAGCGGTCGGGTTTTTCGATGAACGGTTCTTCGCCTATCACGAGGATGTCGACTGGTGTACCCGAGCGCGGCGCCTGGGCTGGCGTATTCGATACACTCCCTCGGCTGTCGTGTTGCATCGCATGCATGCGTCGACAGGCGGCGGCTACCGGAGTCCGATCACTTATTTGGTGGCGCGCAACAGTGTGCTGTTCGTTCGCAAGAACGCCACGCCGTTCGAGGCATTGACGTTTGCCGTCTACACCGCGGGCAGCCTGATCAAGGAAGCCCTCTATCGCTGGCGCATGGGTGAACTCGACGGCTATCGCCTGCGCTTGCGCGGGTTGCGAGACGGCCTCGTCGGCCGGCCGGTGCCCTTGGCGGAACTCGGCTTGGTCGGGTCCAGTGGCGCGAAGCAGACGCCGCTCGCGGCATGA
- a CDS encoding class I SAM-dependent methyltransferase has protein sequence MSFTYYNVSLGIDPSQEFWYRNADSVEEQTALCDYETTLDVVRGSLPHDGVIAETGCGLARWVIYLRRAGFPVVGLDISHAAMVRAQAEVPDLPLLTSDVLELPFRDNSLAGVLSFGVVEHFREGPQRALRELWRVLRPGGVAVVAVPYNNYFRRVLINHLRRLRDGQKRRSGLDLQFAEYRFSARELRGFLTECGFEIASMHADDFRLPLGKGLWVDSSSFFGYRSSAWDVAPGHRHWEMNVRGRLVRRLLDPLSPWWTAGGVLAIAHARK, from the coding sequence ATGAGCTTTACGTACTACAACGTCAGCTTGGGAATCGATCCGAGCCAAGAATTCTGGTACCGCAACGCCGACTCGGTCGAAGAGCAAACCGCGCTGTGTGACTACGAAACGACGCTCGATGTGGTGCGCGGCAGCCTGCCGCACGACGGCGTCATCGCCGAGACCGGCTGCGGCTTGGCGCGCTGGGTGATCTACCTGCGACGCGCTGGCTTTCCTGTGGTTGGGTTGGATATCTCCCACGCCGCGATGGTTCGTGCTCAGGCGGAGGTTCCCGATCTTCCGTTGCTGACCAGCGATGTGCTCGAGTTGCCGTTTCGCGACAACTCGCTGGCGGGGGTCTTGTCGTTCGGGGTCGTCGAGCACTTTCGGGAAGGGCCACAGCGCGCGCTGCGGGAGCTGTGGCGGGTTCTGCGTCCTGGCGGAGTGGCGGTCGTCGCCGTGCCGTACAACAACTACTTCCGGCGCGTGCTCATCAACCATCTGCGGCGGTTGCGGGATGGGCAGAAGCGACGCTCGGGGCTGGATCTGCAATTCGCCGAGTATCGCTTCAGCGCCCGCGAGCTGCGGGGCTTCCTTACGGAGTGCGGATTCGAAATCGCGTCGATGCATGCCGATGATTTTCGCCTCCCGTTGGGTAAGGGGCTGTGGGTCGATTCCTCGTCGTTCTTTGGCTACCGCAGCAGCGCGTGGGATGTCGCGCCCGGACATCGGCACTGGGAGATGAACGTGCGCGGTCGTCTCGTGCGCCGCCTCCTCGATCCGCTCTCGCCGTGGTGGACGGCGGGCGGGGTGCTGGCGATCGCGCATGCCCGCAAGTGA
- a CDS encoding glycosyltransferase family 2 protein: protein MTAEQSPSVAVIVLNWNGTDDTLECLESLTHVTYPRAEIVVVDNGSRPSPRTAILTAYPTVTYIENDCNLGYAGGNNVGIRYALERGHDYVFVLNNDTIVEPDFVTAAVAAAESDSRIAVVGIKVLAFEDPALVWVAYGEVTYRQGLVRLIGYYERDDERFAEQRDVEWVPGTALLLRRQALEQIGLFDEAFFAYHEDVDWCATAREQSWRVVFAPAARILHKGHRSSGGKGYVTPRQYLAGRNMVRFVRKHARWHEALRFIAFQLGTLPFQYLRRCWSGEQQGVVLKVRGMLDALRDQPMPLTELGFQPEVR, encoded by the coding sequence ATGACAGCAGAGCAGTCTCCGAGCGTGGCCGTGATCGTGCTCAACTGGAACGGTACGGACGACACGCTCGAGTGCCTCGAGAGTCTGACGCACGTGACCTATCCGCGGGCAGAAATCGTGGTTGTCGACAATGGCTCGCGGCCATCACCGCGCACCGCGATTCTTACCGCGTACCCCACAGTGACCTACATCGAGAACGATTGTAACCTCGGCTATGCCGGCGGCAATAACGTCGGCATCCGCTACGCGCTCGAGCGCGGGCACGACTACGTATTTGTCCTCAACAACGATACCATCGTCGAACCAGACTTCGTGACCGCTGCCGTTGCGGCAGCGGAGAGCGACTCTCGCATCGCGGTGGTTGGGATCAAGGTGTTGGCGTTTGAAGATCCCGCCCTGGTGTGGGTAGCGTACGGTGAGGTCACGTACCGACAGGGTCTCGTCCGATTGATCGGCTACTACGAGCGCGATGACGAGCGCTTCGCCGAGCAGCGGGACGTCGAGTGGGTGCCGGGAACGGCCTTGCTGCTGCGCCGGCAAGCCTTGGAACAGATCGGCCTCTTCGATGAAGCGTTCTTCGCCTATCATGAGGATGTTGACTGGTGCGCGACAGCGCGCGAGCAATCGTGGCGGGTAGTGTTTGCTCCCGCTGCGCGGATATTGCACAAGGGCCATCGCAGCTCGGGAGGCAAAGGGTACGTGACGCCGCGACAATACTTGGCTGGACGCAACATGGTGCGGTTCGTACGCAAGCATGCACGCTGGCATGAGGCGCTTCGGTTCATCGCCTTTCAACTGGGAACGCTGCCATTCCAGTATCTGCGGCGATGCTGGAGTGGCGAACAGCAAGGCGTGGTGCTCAAGGTACGCGGAATGCTCGATGCGCTGCGCGATCAGCCCATGCCCCTCACAGAGTTGGGTTTCCAACCGGAAGTACGATGA
- a CDS encoding glycosyltransferase family 4 protein: MRVAIGAVLGVLGGPATYARELVRALAALAQAELKILVFTDAPTTINVSGGNVTVIHAPLPASFAQPLWDHVVIPRLVRRHRPDLYHGTKGVLPGRMECRQVVTIHDLAVYHCPASFAWLQRLHQRWELPRTIRHAARVIADSAHARQDIANHFSLPGDRVVAVPLGVTTEFHPTRGADDAATVRRLQLPPRYILYAGTIQPRKNVEALVDAFVSWGGPADWQLVIAGRVRPGYRPAFVDRPPSRVRYLGTVSDSELATLYRHALALVSPSAYEGFGLSLLEAMACGCVVVAGGNSAAVELVNGVGLLLDRLDSVAIRAALDLLAANDERRAQWRQRGLDRAGKFRWEHTARATWDVYRTVMDESA, translated from the coding sequence ATGCGGGTTGCGATCGGTGCGGTGCTCGGGGTGCTCGGCGGCCCCGCAACCTATGCCCGCGAGCTGGTGCGTGCTCTGGCGGCGCTCGCCCAAGCGGAGCTTAAGATCCTGGTCTTTACCGACGCGCCCACGACGATCAATGTCAGCGGCGGCAACGTGACCGTGATTCATGCGCCGCTGCCTGCCTCGTTCGCGCAACCGTTGTGGGATCATGTCGTGATCCCCCGTCTGGTGCGCCGCCATCGTCCAGATCTCTATCACGGGACAAAGGGCGTTCTGCCCGGTCGGATGGAGTGTCGCCAAGTGGTGACGATTCACGATCTGGCGGTGTACCACTGCCCGGCGAGCTTCGCCTGGCTGCAGCGCCTGCACCAACGATGGGAGCTGCCGCGAACGATCCGGCACGCCGCGCGCGTGATTGCCGACAGCGCGCATGCTCGCCAAGATATCGCGAACCACTTTAGCCTGCCGGGCGATCGTGTCGTCGCCGTCCCGCTCGGTGTGACGACGGAGTTCCACCCAACGCGCGGGGCGGACGATGCCGCGACGGTTCGCCGATTGCAGCTGCCTCCCCGCTACATCTTGTACGCCGGCACGATCCAACCACGGAAGAACGTGGAAGCCTTGGTCGATGCGTTTGTGAGCTGGGGTGGACCCGCCGACTGGCAGCTCGTGATTGCGGGACGCGTGCGTCCCGGCTACCGGCCAGCCTTTGTCGATCGTCCGCCGTCACGTGTGCGCTATCTCGGAACGGTTTCGGATTCTGAGCTGGCGACGCTGTATCGCCACGCGCTCGCGCTGGTCAGTCCGTCGGCGTATGAAGGGTTCGGGTTGTCCTTGCTTGAAGCGATGGCGTGTGGGTGTGTGGTAGTGGCGGGCGGAAACAGCGCGGCGGTCGAACTCGTCAATGGCGTCGGGCTGCTCCTCGATCGCCTCGACTCGGTGGCCATTCGGGCCGCGCTCGATCTGCTGGCGGCGAACGACGAACGCCGCGCTCAATGGCGCCAGCGCGGCCTCGATCGCGCGGGAAAATTCCGCTGGGAGCACACGGCCAGAGCGACGTGGGATGTGTATCGGACCGTTATGGATGAATCCGCATGA
- a CDS encoding glycosyltransferase family 2 protein, with product MTTIPAVGVVIVSWNGGEGTDRCIESMRAQRVVDYRIVLVDNDSEAVERARLRQRYGNVADVELIELPANRGYAGGNNAGIERALQLGARFVLVLTQDVVLRADALAHLLAAAQRHPNAGVLGPVVIDAQSGAEQSRGERIVLPLLCAPRTLLRYRRVRSEPYAVSGLLGCVVLLTRRCLEEVGAFDPAYFAYYEEVDLCLRAGRAGYEILCVPTAVAAHDGMRGFAGGFTPLSAELKSRNLLYLMRKHGGLVDWVGFWPLYSALIASSMIWYALRGRGDIVRALGRGLRGGWRGRTGAPTPAPQTL from the coding sequence ATGACAACCATTCCCGCGGTCGGTGTAGTCATCGTGAGTTGGAACGGCGGCGAGGGGACTGACCGCTGTATCGAGTCCATGCGCGCGCAGCGGGTGGTAGACTACCGGATCGTCTTGGTGGACAACGATTCCGAAGCAGTGGAGCGTGCGCGGTTGCGCCAACGTTACGGCAATGTCGCCGATGTTGAGCTCATCGAGTTGCCCGCGAACCGCGGCTATGCCGGCGGCAACAACGCCGGGATCGAAAGGGCTCTGCAACTCGGGGCGCGGTTCGTTCTCGTGCTCACGCAAGATGTCGTACTGCGGGCTGACGCACTAGCGCATTTGCTGGCCGCCGCCCAGAGGCATCCCAACGCCGGCGTACTCGGGCCGGTTGTGATCGATGCGCAGAGCGGGGCCGAGCAGTCGCGCGGTGAACGGATTGTGCTCCCGTTGCTCTGCGCGCCGCGCACTCTGTTGCGTTACCGGCGAGTACGCTCGGAACCGTACGCGGTCAGTGGTCTTTTGGGATGCGTGGTGCTGCTGACGCGCCGTTGCCTCGAAGAGGTCGGAGCGTTCGATCCTGCGTATTTTGCCTACTACGAAGAGGTCGACCTCTGTTTGCGCGCCGGCCGCGCCGGGTACGAGATTCTCTGCGTGCCCACAGCAGTTGCTGCACACGATGGAATGCGCGGCTTCGCGGGCGGCTTCACTCCCCTGAGTGCGGAACTCAAGAGCCGCAATTTGCTCTACTTGATGCGCAAGCACGGTGGCTTGGTCGATTGGGTAGGGTTCTGGCCACTCTACAGTGCGCTCATTGCCAGCAGCATGATCTGGTACGCACTGCGTGGCCGCGGCGACATCGTGCGTGCGCTCGGACGTGGGCTGCGGGGTGGATGGCGCGGCCGCACCGGTGCACCCACGCCCGCGCCGCAGACGTTGTGA
- a CDS encoding glycosyltransferase, with the protein MTRILRHACAAAEISVVECHRPLWQHTRDKTRAYFSPTSLFRLAVRYLQIGASLAREWRRQRAPAPVALVGFNGQLDVLLLRWLAGRRYPIVLAPLVTITETLVDDRRQFPPRSLRATLVRQLDRLSLQSATRVVIDTEAHRRYLHSQLAIDPEHTVTWYLGTDVAAFPSRPLGSRARSDCRVLFYGQFLPLHGIETIVRAAERLRDQPRITFRIIGAGPERAACLALARQLRLDSVEFIEWVRYERLADELADADIVLGIFGTSAKAQMVIPNKVYQAASVGCAIISADSPAIREVFVDGETIRLTPAGNAAALAEAIRGLAADQAQRERMARHAQTLMHDRFSPAQQGDRLVTVFADALAAAQ; encoded by the coding sequence GTGACCCGCATTCTTCGTCACGCTTGCGCCGCGGCGGAGATTTCCGTAGTCGAATGCCATCGCCCGCTGTGGCAGCACACGCGCGATAAGACGCGCGCCTACTTCTCTCCAACCTCATTGTTCCGGCTGGCAGTTCGCTATCTACAGATCGGTGCCAGTTTGGCGCGGGAGTGGCGTCGGCAGCGCGCGCCCGCCCCGGTGGCGTTGGTCGGATTCAACGGCCAACTCGACGTGCTCTTGCTGCGTTGGTTGGCAGGACGCCGTTACCCAATCGTTCTCGCTCCCCTGGTGACCATCACCGAAACCCTGGTGGATGATCGTCGCCAGTTTCCACCCCGCTCGCTGCGGGCCACGCTCGTTCGTCAACTCGATCGCCTGAGCCTCCAAAGTGCGACGCGTGTGGTGATCGATACGGAAGCGCACCGCCGCTACTTGCACAGCCAGCTCGCGATCGATCCGGAACACACTGTCACCTGGTATCTTGGCACCGATGTGGCCGCGTTCCCCAGCCGTCCGTTAGGGTCGCGAGCACGATCTGACTGTCGGGTTCTCTTCTACGGACAGTTCTTGCCGTTGCATGGAATCGAGACGATAGTGCGGGCCGCCGAACGGCTCCGCGACCAGCCGCGCATCACGTTTCGAATCATCGGTGCAGGACCGGAGCGCGCCGCGTGTCTTGCGCTGGCCAGGCAGTTGCGGCTCGATTCAGTCGAGTTCATCGAATGGGTTCGGTATGAGCGGTTGGCTGATGAGCTTGCCGATGCCGATATCGTGTTGGGCATCTTCGGCACCTCCGCCAAGGCGCAGATGGTGATACCCAACAAAGTCTATCAGGCCGCCAGCGTCGGTTGCGCAATCATCAGCGCCGACTCGCCGGCGATCAGAGAGGTATTCGTCGATGGCGAGACGATCCGTCTGACTCCAGCCGGCAATGCTGCCGCGCTAGCCGAGGCGATCCGTGGTCTGGCGGCCGATCAGGCGCAACGCGAACGGATGGCGCGCCACGCGCAAACGCTGATGCATGACCGCTTCAGTCCCGCGCAACAAGGCGACCGACTGGTGACGGTGTTCGCCGATGCGCTCGCCGCGGCGCAGTGA